The following is a genomic window from Candidatus Zixiibacteriota bacterium.
GTCAACCAGTCGCTCCGGAGTCGCAACTACAAGATTATGTGACAAGTCGTCACTGATCGGGACCCGTTCGCATGAGAAGCTCCAACGAGACCGGCCCCAAAGCGGCATACTCAAGGAGGGACTGAAGTGAGTCTCCGTGAAAAAGCTATCGAGTATCTGAGCCGCGCCGCGGCGGATCGCTCGCCCCGCAAATACGCCATCTGCGCCTTGGCACCGATTGTCTTCTTCACTCTTGTCTTGCTCGCTGCTCTTGGCGTGTATTACCTCGGTGAGTGGCTCGAATTGCAGGAGATTTCTTCGCCGGTCGTTCCATACGTCGCTTATCCGCTGATAGCAATCGGCATGGCAATGATGGTCGGTTCTGTAGCACAGTTCTTGCTGAGTCGTGGTACTCCGGTTCCGATCAGTCCTCCACCCACGTTAGTCACCTCCGGCCTCTACCGACTTGTCCGCAATCCCATGTTCGCCGGCCTGTTTGTATTCTTGGCGGGGCTGGGTCTTTGGTTAGGCTCGGTCACAATTCTCTTCATCTTCTTGCCGCTCCTGATTTCCGGCGTAACTTGGGAAATCAAGGCAATCGAAGAGCCGGAGCTTGAGCGAAGATTTGGGCAGATGTATCGCTCGTACCGTGAGTGCACTCCGATGTTCCTCCCGCGCCTTGATCGCCTGTTCAAGGCGAGCAACCGGATTTGACCGATAGCCCACCGTGTCGCCATTTGGCCTCCTTCCGACTTTCTCCTTGCCCTTGTTCTTTGCAGCGCCGATCATTCGCTATCACTGATCAAAATCTACGTTGCCGCAATGTCAGACACCGTCCCACGCTTCGCCACACTCGGCCAACGCTTTCTGGCGCTGGTCCTCGACTGGATTTTGTTTTGCGCCGTGTTCTTCCCGGTCACAAGAATCGTCAAGGGCACCTGGTTGATGACCTCCGCCGATCATGTCTGGCGCATCGGCTGGATGATCTCCGACCCGCTCTGCGTGATCTTCTTCATCGTAATTGTCGCTTACTATGTCCTGCTGGAAGCGTACTTGGGCTGGACGGTCGGAAAACGACTTCTTGATTTGCGCGTAATTGCCGTCGACGGCAGCAAACCGGGCCTGAAGAAATCGCTGATTCGCAACGCGCTCCGCCTGGTCGACGGCCTGCCCGCCTTCAGCATTCTCGGCGTCGTCGTGATCCTCCTTACTAAGGAGCGTACCCGCCTCGGCGACATTGTCGCCGGTACTCGCGTCGTTCGGAATCTGTAGACGATTCCCAACACACTATCCTCTTCATCCCATACTTCTTGCGAAAAATCTCGCTGTTCAGTTCTGGTGCTCAAGCGCCGACCAGAATTCGGCCCTGCAAGTGCGCGAATGACATGAACTTAACCACTGGGATCACTTCTGTAGCGTCTTGAAACACTTTGGCCGCCACTTTGCGACTCTCCCTTCTGCCCACGAAACAGATTGTTTCAAATCGAGATTGAGGAAATCTCGGAGGAGGAAGGTTGAAGAGATCATCACATCACGCGCAGTACGTTCCGGCATTGTTGATGGTGTTGGTCATCGCACTTTCCCTGACTCTCCTTGGCGGCTGTTCGACGAACGGCTCCGGCCCCGTTACCGATCCGAATCAGAACAAGCTGGACTGGTTAAACGAGACCATCAGAGATGACAACCCGGAACTGGGTCCGGGTATCAACGTCAACACCTGCCCGGTGCTCTATGACACGACGCTGTCAGCGACTGTCGATTGGCGCGGCTACCAGTTCGACGTGATTCATGGGGTCGAGCGCATCGGCTTCTCGCTGCCGTGGATGGCCGTGATCAAGAGCACAACCCTGACCATTCGCGTCCGCAAGCTGCAAGCGCCCTTTGGTGAATTCTGGATGTTGGACTGCGGTCCGGAAGGCCAGGTCTTCAATTTCCCGCTGTACGTTCAACCGAATCCGCAGGTGACGAGCAGAAACAAATCCGTACTCTTCTACTTCAATCCGTCGACCGGATTGTGGGAAGTGCAAGAAGTTGCGAAGCAGTCGTCACCGCAAATACCGATCTACCACTTCTCCAAGTACGGCATCAGCGATTAGCGGAGGGACGCAAACGAAGTTCTTGCCGGCCTCGGGCGATGTTCGCCCGGGGCTGCGCTTTGTTGGTAAGTTTTCCGCGCCAAGAATGTGATTGCTCGCCGTCATTGAGCGTGCTATCAATGCCGCGACGGCCTTTCATCGCAGCCGTGAAGGAGGCACCTTATGTCCATGACCGACCTTGACATCATCCGTCATACCCTCGCCACGCTGGCCTACCGCGCCGCCAAGACGATGCGCGGCGCGCCGGCATCGTTCGCACATTTCAAAGCCGGCCCGATCAGCAAGACGCCGGTGCAGATTGTCGCGCACATGGGCGACCTCTTCGATTGGGCATTGACCATGGCTATCGGCGAGCCAAAATGGCGCGATTCCAACCCGCAAGAGTGGGACAAGGAGTGCGCGCGCTTTTTTGAATCGCTCAAGAAGTTCGACGACTTCCTCGCCTCCGGCCTGCCCACCCGCTACGACTTGACCAAGCTGTTCCAGGGCCCGATTGCCGATGCCCTGACACACACCGGTCAACTCGCGATGCTGCGGCGGCTTTCCGGCGCGCCAATGAAAGGCGAAAACTACACCCGGGCTGAGATCATGATCGGGCGAATCGGTTCCGAACAAACTCCCGCCGACCCGCGTTATGAGTTCGATTAGCAGAAGCACGAACGAAGGCAGTCATGGCGCTTAGTGCATTCGAAGACAAAGCCCACCCGCCGACCGGGGAAGATCTCAAGATTGTTCTCGGTAAAGCCCACAGCCTCTGGCTGAAACTGCATCAGCATGTTGACTCGAAATTCGCTTCAATCTCCCCGGAATGGGGCTACTCCGGCAAGGCCTACGGCTGGGGACTTCGTCTCAGGACCGACAAACGCACCGTCCTCCATATGACTCCGTGTCACGGCTACTTTCTCGCTTCGTTCGCCCTCGGCGAAAAGGCCGTCGCCGCCGCCCAGAGCAGCAAGCTGTCGCCTTGGGTCCTTGACGCAATCGAAAAAGCCCCCAAGTACGCGGAAGGGTGCGGTGTGCGCCTTGAAGTGAAATCGGCCGCTGACCTGCGCCAAATCGAGCTCCTCGCCGCCATAAAGATGGCGAATTGAACAAAGCAAAATCCATCCCATTTAAAGCAACCGAACGAGTACCCGAGAACGGCAAGGCCGGGCTCCCAATCTTCACCAAAATTCATGGACAGATGATGAAACATTCATCAAGAGGCTCCGTATTAGTTTTCGGACACCAGAGTCCATTAACTGGAATAGTACCGGTGACAATAACTTTAACCTGGAGGGAAAACGGAGATGTCGGCTTTTAACCTGGTGGATTTTCTGCATGTGTTGTTCACGGTTTCATGGATCGGGGGCATGGTCTTCATGGGGCTGGTGCTGAAACCGGCAATGTCGGCGGTTGATCCGTCGCAAGCCGGAAAGCTCTTTGGCGTCATCGCCAAACGTTTCACTATCGTTGCTTGGGTCAGCATGATTGCCCTGTTGATCACCGGCATCATGAAGACACCGGACGGTGCCATGTTTGACACCTCGGCTGGCTACGGTCTAACCCTTACAATCAAGCACATCCTGTTCGCCTTGGCGACCATCAACGGGATTCTAATCACCTTTGTCGCTGCCCCCAAAATACGCAAATTCGCTCCTGCACCCGGCACAGCGCCCGGTCTCGAGTTTCGCCAGGCCGGCAAGATGATTGACATCCTCTCCGGAACGAACACGATCTTCGGCGTGATCATCCTTGCCCTCGCTACGATGCTTTAGACTCCGCCCGTGATCGATGGCACTTGGGACGGCGAGGTGATATCACCCGCCGTCTCCTTCACTGTCGGCCGGTATCGACTTGGTTTCTCATTCTCCAGCGTCTATGTTGCGGTCCAGACTTGCGACCGAAAACATTGTGTCGATGGGAGAGAGTATGGATCAGCTTGATGTGCTGCTCAAGAAGCCGGAATTCCCGCGCTCGCAAAAATATTCAACCGATTGGATGCTCGACAATCAGATGGGACCAAGTTCGATTTGGCTGCTGGAGTGGTTGTGTGAACGACTGCAGATTGCGCCTGGCAGTCGTATCCTGGACCTCGGCTGTGGCAAGGCCATGACCAGCATCTTCCTTGCCCGCGAATACGGGGCAAAGGTCTGGGCGACGGACCTCTGGATCGGTCCTGACAACAATTGGCGGCGTATCCGCGAAGCGGAGCTGGCCGACCAGATCTGCCCGATCAAGGCCGAGGCGCACTCCCTACCCTTTGCCGAAGGCTTCTTTGACGCAGCAATCTCGATTGATGCCTACCAGTATTTCGGGACCGATGATCTTTTTATCGACTATCTCGCTCGCTTTGTCCGGCCCAGCGGCTCGATCGGAATCGTCGTTGTTGGCCTGATGCAGGATTTCGCCGGTCCACCGCCGGACTACTTGACGCAGCCACAGAAAAACGGCAAAGTCTTCTGGGATCCTACCTGCCGCTGCTTCAAGACACCTCATTTCTGGAAACAGCTCTGGCAAGGCAGCGCCTCGATAACGAAAGTAGAAGTGGAGCCACAACGAGACGGTTGGCGTCATTGGCGCGATTTCGAATTGGCGCTGGAACGCACGGGGAAAGGCATCTTCCCGTCGGAAGCGGAAGCCCTCGAAGCCGATCACGGTCGCTATCTGGGTTTCCTGCGCCTCATCGCCGAGCGCTCAGATGCTCGTTCTGAGAACATTTACGATCCGGCTCTCGGCGAACGCTTTGGCGTCGACAAATAGTCAAATTCTATCAGCGCAACCGACTATCTCAGCCTTAGAGCAGCTAACAACGATCTGTTGTCGTGAATTTTTTCACAAAAAACCCACTTAAAATCGTCGGAGTTCCTTGCCGCCGCCTGCCAAAATCGATATATTTATCGAAGAATTGGTCACTTGCTGACTCAAACACTAACTTTTCACCGGGCAGGAGGCACTGCCGTGGCGCACATGGGCAATTACGAACAGACTTTTCAGAACTTCAGTTGGGGGATTGCCGAACAAGAACTTGAATATCGACCCGGACAAATCATTAACATCGGCGAGTATTGCTCCGATCGCATTTGCCGGCTCGGCAAGGCCGATAAGCTGGCCCTCATCTGGGAATCGCACACCGGCGAGATCAAACGCTTCACTTTCAACGACACCCGCCGCTACTCCAATGCAATTGCCCGGTACCTGCTGGATCTCGGGCTCAAACCCGGCGAACGCATCTGCCTCTTCATGGACAAGGTGCCGGAGTTATATATTGGCTTCCTCGGCGTCCTGAAAATGGGCGGTATCGTTCAACCGCTGTTTTCCGCCTTTGGTCCCGAATCGCTCCAGACGCGTCTTGAGGATGCGCAAACCGCGGCGATCATCACTCAGAAGAAGCATCTGGCCAAAGTCCGCAAGATTCGACCCGAACTTCCGAACTTGCGGCTAACGATCATCGTTGACGAGGACTCCAGTAAGCCGTTGGCGGACGGCGAAGTGTCAATGCACATGGAGAAGATGGGTGGACTTGACCACTTCGACATCTTTCCTTCCCAGGCGGAGACGCCGTCGGTTCTGCACTATACCTCCGGTACCACGGGCAAGCCCAAAGGCGCCCAGCACGTGCACTACTCAATCATTTCGCAGTATATCACAACCCGCTACGTACTCGACTTGCGCGACGACGATATCTACTGGTGCACGGCCGATCCCGGTTGGGTGACCGGGACTTCTTACGGCATTATCGGCTCCTGGGCCTGTGGTGCGACTCAATGCGTGCTCGACGCCGGTTTCAGCGCCGACAATTGGTACGCCTTCATTCAAAAACACCGAATCACCGTGTGGTACTCGGCGCCTACTGCCATCCGCTCGCTGATGAAAGAAGGCGACGAAATCGTTAAGAAGTATGATCTGTCATGTTTGCGCCATCTGGCCTCGGTCGGCGAACCGCTAAATGCCGAAGCCGTCATCTGGTCGGAACGGGTCTTCGGACTGGCCTTCCACGACACCTATTGGCAAACCGAGACCGGCAGCATTGTGATCACGAATTTCCCCGGGATGAAGATTAAGCCGGGATCGATGGGGCGGCCCTTCCCCGGCATGACCGCCACCGTGCTCGACATGAAAACGCATCAACCGATCGGTCGCAGCGGCGTCGTCGGTCTCATCGCGCTCAAACCCGGCTGGCCGGCAATGATCCGCAGCTACTGGAAAAACGAGGAAACCTATAAGAAGAAGTTTGTCAACGGTTGGTACATCTGCGGCGATCGCGCCAGCATCGACGACGAGGGTTACTACTGGTTCGTCGGTCGCGACGACGATGTCATCAACACCGCCGGGCATCTGGTCGGACCGTTCGAGATCGAGTCGGCTCTGCTCGAACATGAAGCTGTAGCTGAGTCGGCCGTCGTCGGCAAACCCGACCCCGTCAATATGGAGGTCGTTAAAGCCTTCGTCACGCTCAAGCCCGGCTTCGCCGCGTCCAAAGACCTCGAACTGCAGATCATGAACTTCGTCCGCAAGAAACTTTCCGCACTGGCAATGCCGCAGGAAATCGAATTCGCCCCGTCACTGCCCAAGACTCGCAGCGGCAAGATCATGCGCCGCCTGCTCCGCGCCAAGGAATGGGGTCAGGAGATCGGCGATACCTCTACTCTTGAAAATGACATGTAATTCGCTAAGGAGATATCAATGTCCAACATCAAAGATGTGATCCTCGACTACGTCAAGCGCGAGTACCTCGAAGACGAAGACCAGGTCATCAACTACGACACCCCGCTGATTTCCGGCGGTATCGTCGACTCGTTCTCGATGGTCTCGCTCAAACTTTTCCTCGAACACAAATACAATATTCAGATACCGGATGCCAAAGCGACACCCAAGGCGTTCGACTCAGTCAACAACATTATCGCGCTGTTGAAGGAATTCAACGTGCAGTAGGCTCAATATGGCTTTTCAAGATACCGTCAGAGACTCGTACAAGCGCGAACTCGACGAAATTCGCGCTGGGGGCATCTTCAAGGAAGAACGCATCATTTGCGCGCCGCAAAGCTCGGAAATCGACGTCGAATTTCCGATCGGCTCTGAGCGCAAACGCGTCATCAACATGTGCGCCAACAATTACCTTGGCCTGTCGTCGCATCCGGAGGTCATCGCCGCCGCCCGTGCCGGCCTCGACCACCGCGGCTACGGCATGTCGTCCGTGCGCTTCATCTGCGGCACGCAGGACATCCACAAGGAACTCGAACAGAAGCTCACCAAGTTCCTCGGCACCGAAGACACGATTCTGTTTCCTTCCTGCATGGACGCCAACGCCGGCGTCTTCGAAGCCATCCTCGGTGAACAAGATGTCATGATCGCTGATCGCCTGGTGCACGCCTCGATCGTCGACGGCATGCGACTCTGCAAAGCCCAGCAGGATACTTTCAAGCATGCTAACATGGAGCATCTCGAGGAAAAGCTGCAACTCCACCAGAAAGCGCGCTTCCGCATCATCATCACTGATGGCGCCTTCTCGATGGATGGCGACCTTGCGCCGCTGGACAAGATTGTCGCACTCGCTGAGAAGTACAACTCGATGGTCTTCCTCGACGACTCCCACGCCTCCGGCTTCATCGGCAAGACCGGTCGCGGCACCCACGAACACTTCGGTGTTGTCGGCAAGATCGATGTGATCACCACCACGCTTGGCAAAGCGCTCGGCGGCGCCTCCGGCGGCTGCGTCTCCGGTCGTCGCGAATTGGTGGAAATGTGCCGCCAGCGGGCGCGGCCTTATTTGTTCTCCAACACCATCCCGCCGGTCGTGGCCGCCGGCGCCAATCGCGTTATCGACCTGATCAGCCAGTCAACCGAACGCCGTGACAAGCTCGAACGCAATGCCGCGTTCTGGCGCAAAGGTCTGACCGAGGCCGGCTTCGTGATTAAGCCGGGCGAGACTCCGATCGTGCCGGTGATGTTGTTTAATGCCAAGCTCTCGCAGGATTTTGCCCGCGAGCTGTACCAGGAAGGCATTTATGCCGTCGGCTTCTTCTTCCCGGTGGTGCCCAAGGGTCAGGCGCGCATTCGCACTCAGCTTTCCGCCGCCCACGAGCAACATCACTTGGAGAAGGCTCTCGCAGCGTTCACTAAGGTCGGCAAGAAGTTCGGTATCCTGCATCTGACCAAAGAGCAGATCATCGAGAAGTACGGAATGTAGATAATTTTCCCCGGCCGTACTAACCGACGGCCGGGATTCTTCTCGCGAGTCAAGCAGAACCGGCCGGATTCAGCTGCCGGCAAGGCCCCCACAAATCCTGTTTACTTGCCCCCGCCTTTGCTGTAATTTCCTTCCCCAAGAAGGAGACCTTATGTACCAGCGCGTCAAATACGATTTCAGTCAGGAATTGACCCATCTCCGGGAGTCCGGTCTGTTCAAGGAGGAGCGCGTCATTCACTCGCCTCAAGAGGCTCAGATTCGGGTGTCGTTACCCCGCCAAGATGAACGCCGTGAAGTCCTGAATTTCTGTAGTAATAACTACCTTGGACTGGCGAATCATCCGCGCATTATCGAAGCTTCTCATAAGGCCTTGGACGACTATGGCTTTGGCCTCTCGTCGGTCCGCTTCATCTGCGGTACGCAGAATATCCACAAACAACTTGAACAGAAGATCTCCGAATTCTACCAGACTGAGGATACAATTCTTTATTCGTCGTGTTTTGATGCCAACGGTGGCCTGTTCGAAAGTCTCCTTGGTGCGGAAGACACCATCATCACTGATACCCTCAACCACGCCAGCATCATCGACGGCATCCGCCTCTGCAAGGCCAAGCGCTACATCTACGAACATTCCGATATGAATTCGCTCGAGCGGAATCTGATCCGCGCCCGCGAAGGCATGGACCTGTGGGACCACCCCGGCCTTTCCGGCGAGCCGCAGCCGTCACGCAACATCATTATCGCCACCGACAGCGTCTTCTCGATGGACGGCGATATTGCCCGCCTCAAGGAAATCGTTCAATTGGCGCACAAGTACGACGCGCTGGTCATGGTCGATGAATGCCACGCCACCGGCTTTCTCGGCAAGACTGGGCGCGGCGCGCTCGAGATCAACGGCGTCCTCGGTGAAGTCGAGATCATCACATCAACCCTCGGCAAAGCTATGGGTGGCGCCTCCGGCGGTTTCACCACCGGAAAGAAAGAAATCATCGGCCTGCTGCGTCAGAAGTCGCGGCCTTACCTGTTCTCAAACACGCTGGCTCCGGCTTTGGTCGGCGGCAGCATCGCGGCCTTCGAATTACTGGATGAAAGCGATGATCTGCGGGAGAAACTGATGGAGAACACACAGTATTTCCGCAAGGAAATGACCGCCCGCGGCTTTGACATCAATCCCGGCATTCACCCGATTACGCCGATTTTGCTGCGTAAGTTCGACAACGACGCCCAGCTCTCGCAGGCGATGGCGCGCGACCTCTTCGACGAAGGCATCTATGTGGTCGGCTTCTACTACCCGGTCGTACCGAA
Proteins encoded in this region:
- a CDS encoding isoprenylcysteine carboxylmethyltransferase family protein, whose translation is MSLREKAIEYLSRAAADRSPRKYAICALAPIVFFTLVLLAALGVYYLGEWLELQEISSPVVPYVAYPLIAIGMAMMVGSVAQFLLSRGTPVPISPPPTLVTSGLYRLVRNPMFAGLFVFLAGLGLWLGSVTILFIFLPLLISGVTWEIKAIEEPELERRFGQMYRSYRECTPMFLPRLDRLFKASNRI
- a CDS encoding RDD family protein, producing the protein MSDTVPRFATLGQRFLALVLDWILFCAVFFPVTRIVKGTWLMTSADHVWRIGWMISDPLCVIFFIVIVAYYVLLEAYLGWTVGKRLLDLRVIAVDGSKPGLKKSLIRNALRLVDGLPAFSILGVVVILLTKERTRLGDIVAGTRVVRNL
- a CDS encoding DUF3788 domain-containing protein — encoded protein: MALSAFEDKAHPPTGEDLKIVLGKAHSLWLKLHQHVDSKFASISPEWGYSGKAYGWGLRLRTDKRTVLHMTPCHGYFLASFALGEKAVAAAQSSKLSPWVLDAIEKAPKYAEGCGVRLEVKSAADLRQIELLAAIKMAN
- a CDS encoding methyltransferase domain-containing protein; this encodes MGESMDQLDVLLKKPEFPRSQKYSTDWMLDNQMGPSSIWLLEWLCERLQIAPGSRILDLGCGKAMTSIFLAREYGAKVWATDLWIGPDNNWRRIREAELADQICPIKAEAHSLPFAEGFFDAAISIDAYQYFGTDDLFIDYLARFVRPSGSIGIVVVGLMQDFAGPPPDYLTQPQKNGKVFWDPTCRCFKTPHFWKQLWQGSASITKVEVEPQRDGWRHWRDFELALERTGKGIFPSEAEALEADHGRYLGFLRLIAERSDARSENIYDPALGERFGVDK
- the acsA gene encoding acetate--CoA ligase, with the translated sequence MAHMGNYEQTFQNFSWGIAEQELEYRPGQIINIGEYCSDRICRLGKADKLALIWESHTGEIKRFTFNDTRRYSNAIARYLLDLGLKPGERICLFMDKVPELYIGFLGVLKMGGIVQPLFSAFGPESLQTRLEDAQTAAIITQKKHLAKVRKIRPELPNLRLTIIVDEDSSKPLADGEVSMHMEKMGGLDHFDIFPSQAETPSVLHYTSGTTGKPKGAQHVHYSIISQYITTRYVLDLRDDDIYWCTADPGWVTGTSYGIIGSWACGATQCVLDAGFSADNWYAFIQKHRITVWYSAPTAIRSLMKEGDEIVKKYDLSCLRHLASVGEPLNAEAVIWSERVFGLAFHDTYWQTETGSIVITNFPGMKIKPGSMGRPFPGMTATVLDMKTHQPIGRSGVVGLIALKPGWPAMIRSYWKNEETYKKKFVNGWYICGDRASIDDEGYYWFVGRDDDVINTAGHLVGPFEIESALLEHEAVAESAVVGKPDPVNMEVVKAFVTLKPGFAASKDLELQIMNFVRKKLSALAMPQEIEFAPSLPKTRSGKIMRRLLRAKEWGQEIGDTSTLENDM
- a CDS encoding acyl carrier protein, translating into MSNIKDVILDYVKREYLEDEDQVINYDTPLISGGIVDSFSMVSLKLFLEHKYNIQIPDAKATPKAFDSVNNIIALLKEFNVQ
- the kbl gene encoding glycine C-acetyltransferase; amino-acid sequence: MAFQDTVRDSYKRELDEIRAGGIFKEERIICAPQSSEIDVEFPIGSERKRVINMCANNYLGLSSHPEVIAAARAGLDHRGYGMSSVRFICGTQDIHKELEQKLTKFLGTEDTILFPSCMDANAGVFEAILGEQDVMIADRLVHASIVDGMRLCKAQQDTFKHANMEHLEEKLQLHQKARFRIIITDGAFSMDGDLAPLDKIVALAEKYNSMVFLDDSHASGFIGKTGRGTHEHFGVVGKIDVITTTLGKALGGASGGCVSGRRELVEMCRQRARPYLFSNTIPPVVAAGANRVIDLISQSTERRDKLERNAAFWRKGLTEAGFVIKPGETPIVPVMLFNAKLSQDFARELYQEGIYAVGFFFPVVPKGQARIRTQLSAAHEQHHLEKALAAFTKVGKKFGILHLTKEQIIEKYGM
- the kbl gene encoding glycine C-acetyltransferase codes for the protein MYQRVKYDFSQELTHLRESGLFKEERVIHSPQEAQIRVSLPRQDERREVLNFCSNNYLGLANHPRIIEASHKALDDYGFGLSSVRFICGTQNIHKQLEQKISEFYQTEDTILYSSCFDANGGLFESLLGAEDTIITDTLNHASIIDGIRLCKAKRYIYEHSDMNSLERNLIRAREGMDLWDHPGLSGEPQPSRNIIIATDSVFSMDGDIARLKEIVQLAHKYDALVMVDECHATGFLGKTGRGALEINGVLGEVEIITSTLGKAMGGASGGFTTGKKEIIGLLRQKSRPYLFSNTLAPALVGGSIAAFELLDESDDLREKLMENTQYFRKEMTARGFDINPGIHPITPILLRKFDNDAQLSQAMARDLFDEGIYVVGFYYPVVPKGAARIRVQISAAHSREDIDRAIAAFTKVGKKHGVIS